Proteins from a genomic interval of Pseudophryne corroboree isolate aPseCor3 chromosome 4, aPseCor3.hap2, whole genome shotgun sequence:
- the LOC134910779 gene encoding olfactory receptor 13H1-like: MLNDVFSKRRRISIIGCLVQMNTGLFLGSTEDILLVVMAYDRYIAIRFPLHYIIIMNWRTCNIITVIMWSGSFLITTMPTTSKPLVFCRGNILDHFSCEVLALLELACGDLSFYKISVFVGSLFTLLLPFVFIVVSYICIIKSILKIRSAGARAKAFSTCASHLTVVFMLYGTSMITYVGQTKSSSSNLKYLALVYAVVTPVLNPLIYSLRNHDVKEAFKTILSKSSAPWRVYH; this comes from the coding sequence ATGTTGAATGATGTATTTTCTAAGAGAAGGAGAATCTCCATCATTGGGTGCCTGGTGCAGATGAACACTGGCCTGTTCCTAGGAAGTACTGAGGATATATTACTGGTGGTGATGGCGTATGACCGTTATATTGCCATACGCTTTCCTTTACATTACATCATAATTATGAATTGGAGGACATGTAATATCATTACAGTCATTATGTGGTCAGGCAGTTTCCTTATAACAACTATGCCCACTACCTCAAAGCCTCTTGTGTTCTGCAGAGGGaacatattggaccatttctcctgTGAGGTATTGGCCCTTCTAGAGCTGGCTTGTGGTGATCTCAGTTTCTATAAAATATCTGTATTTGTTGGAAGTTTATTTACTCTATTACTACCATTTGTTTTCATTGTTGTGTCCTACATCTGTATAATTAAATCTATACTAAAGATCCGCTCAGCAGGTGCAAGAGCTAAAGCATTTTCAACGTGTGCTTCCCACCTGACCGTGGTGTTTATGCTCTATGGGACCAGTATGATCACTTATGTAGGACAAACAAAGAGTTCTTCATCCAACCTGAAGTATTTAGCCTTGGTTTATGCTGTTGTGACACCGGTGTTAAACCCTTTGATCTACAGCCTCAGAAATCATGATGTGAAAGAAGCATTTAAGACAATATTGTCCAAGAGTTCTGCACCATGGAGGGTATATCACTAA